Part of the Pristiophorus japonicus isolate sPriJap1 chromosome 11, sPriJap1.hap1, whole genome shotgun sequence genome is shown below.
tgtctgaaatcataagtatatctgtaaataccaacccttccccccccctcccccccccgcttctcatccccacttTTACCCCTTCccgttcccctcctgactccaagctgcctggccgaggaggtcctcaggcgatgctttattgggggggggggcggtggtggggatgaaatccgaactgctgcttggacggatacgggagaggacggtccagaggtgggaatatgctctgagccagaagcaagatgttgctcctggctctcatgtgtcgtcagCAATACTAGGTGCAGTGCCATgcttgggaccactgggagccttctgccaccagtgttcctggctaacagctccagggcctcctccatcccttccatgttatatattatttgttcgacaaaaactcagtgccaactatgttctgggtgcttagtaggctttttgctactcgtGAATCtctctcatgcctcccacaacagccagtcaagcacacaccacacccacacacgctttcagcccctctctgctccctttctctctgtctcctcttctgcgcatgtaatgatgacccctgacctcctgaatcacgggaaatgaACGTTGCCATGCCGTGCTAAGgaaggcgacactttacggcagaaggtcagagagatttaacgctaacgcccatttcatatcgcttgtggtaacgcccaattttaaaatggagactaggggctttgagaatgggtgacaagctggcaatctgaaaacccatttttaccgtccatGCTGTGAATACCTCCCATTTttaggtgatctgcacaaaagtgtaaaacctaGCCCCTGGTcttttatcccattgctgtttgtgggagcttgctgtgtgcaaattgcctgccaaacaacagtgactacacttgaaaagtacttcattggctgtgaagcactttggggcgtcatgaggatgcgataggtgctatataagtgcaagtcctttctttcattCTCATTTGTTAAGCTGTCAAGTGGGAGGTGTGACCTAGTGTTAAAAACTCCCTCTGTGATGACCCTTCATGGTACCGATTGTACATGAGCTCCCCTTGAATCTTGCTTACTAAAACCCCATCCCCTtgctcactaaatatattcaaaaaggagttagatgaagtccttactactagggggatcaaagggtatggtgagaaagcaggaatggggtactaaagttgcatgttcagccatgaactcattgaatggcggtgcaggctagaagggccgaatggccttctcctgcacctattttctatgtttctatgtttaaaacaaCTCTCTTTGGCTAAAGTCCAATCTTGTGTTTCTAGTGTTGTAAGACTCTCTAAGAAAGTGCTAAACACTTTTAGTAAAATTCTGTTACTGGTTTCTACTTTTTAATATAACATTTATCCAATGAATGAAATCCAGACCCTTTGGTCCCTGGAATGTGCATTGAGAAACAGACAAGCAGCCCAGCACAGTAACGTTATCCGGTCCCATTCATGATTGAACACTACCCCAGCTCCTTCGGAGCGTGCAGTCCTGGCGTCACCAAGAGGTAGCTGCATCTGGTTTATTGGCGGAATTGGTGCAGAGAGTGGAACGCCCGAAGTTGTTAGTTAAACATCCTTGATCCCAGCATGGAGCAATGTGCCAACTCCGGCATCTTTAAAATAGGAGGATTGCTGGTCAATACCTGTCTGTGTTGATGTCTGGGCTGCTCGGcacctggctgtgcctgcactttaACTAATTGATACTGTTTGGATGAATGACATTCGACTGGGTGAGGCCGATAACAGCCTTTGTCTGCACAACGACAGGGAGACACTTGAGCCCAGATGCTCgtgtgacagagagggagatgCGATCGGATTGCAGCCCTTGAGCTTGTGTTACTGTTGAGTCAGCTGTCCGCCGGGCACTCTGCTATCCCTGCACATGCAGGTCCCAGTATCCGGCAAGCAGGGACTGCTGAGCAGGTAGCACTGGTTCAATGCTGGGCCGCTTGGAGCCCTGTGGCTCGGGATGTCCTTTTCAGCACCATGGTCAGCAGCCGGCCTTCCGGGAAGCAGCAGTGGCCAAACATCTCTGATCAGTGAGGGATTAAGTTGGGACGAACGACCTGGGATGATGTTAtaagcagccagccagccagcacacACATTGGGATCGCAAAAGAAGCCCCTTCCTTCACAGTCCGGTCAAAAATGAGGAAGCCATCGCTGCAAGCACACCACCAAGTAAGGTGCAGCCTCTCCCTGTGAAGATGCGATAGCCTGTCACCCACTTGCTGCCTCAGGGAGACAGGGTCACTCCAGCAGGACCATGTTGAAGAAGCTCAACTCCATGTTCCGCCCGCACGCCGACAGGAAGCTGGCTGGTTCTGGTGCAGACACAGAGTGGCAAGGTCAGGACTCAGGCATCAGGCTGGTTCGCAGCACCTCGCTCTACCTGATCGGGGAAAGCCATCCAAACCTCGGCACCTCTCTGAAACGGAGCAAGAGCGCGGTGAGCGTAGGCTCCTCCATCTACAACATCACGGCCGAAGACAGGGTCTGGATGTTCTCCAGGACCCAGGACTGTCTGCAGTACCTCCAGGACCTGATCGTCCTGCGCCAGCAATACCGGCCGGTCAGCAATCTCAACAGGCCCAAGGACCACCGGCCGGACCCAGCTTCTGCATCCACCAAGCCTTTGAAACCTGGCAAGAAAGCGTCGCCCCCCAAGCACATCTCTAAAGTAAGTATTGACTGCTCCTCCTTACCGGACAGGACTGGCTTTCTACTCAGCTACTGAAACCCATCCCGCCCATTTACAGTTACAATAATGGGTAAGAAACGAGACAGATGCCAAGAAGCAAGCCTTGCCATTTTAAATCCTCCACCATTGGTAGTTGTGCTATCAGCTGCCTGGGTCTTTAACTCTGAAATTCACTCCCTAAACTATTTTGCCAATTTTTTGTGTACATGAATATTAGATGAGCCGCatccaggtgggtgtaaaagattcaaagacactattcaaagaagtacGGGATAgttccccctggtgtcctggccaataaaaaacagattatctggtcattatctcattgctgtttgtgggagcttgctgtgtacaaattgactgcccgtttcctacattacaacacttactaaatgtacttaattggctgcaaagcgctttgggacattgtgaggagtgcattgaaatagtcaagtctagaggtgataaaggcatggatgagggtttcagcagcagattggttgaggtaagggcggagacaggcgatattacgaaggtggaaataagcGATCTAAGTGATAGAATGGATGTGCTCAATTCATGATCAAATATGGCACGAAGGTTGTGAACAGACGGTAGGCCTTAGACAGTTGCCGGGGACAGAGATCGAACCActggaaaggggatggagtttttGGCATATTTccgatatttaattggaagaaatttctcctcatccagtgctggatgtcagacaagcagtctgatagtatagagacagtggggggtgtgggagaggtagagctgggtatcatcagtggaCATGTGAAAACTCAtgctgtgcagtgctgaggaggtgctgcactgccagaaaggttgttttttggatgagacgttaaactgaggtcccgtctgctctctcaggtggatgtaaaagatcccatggcactattcaaagaagagcaggggtgctcTCACCAGTGTCCTGACAAATATTTATCCCCAAGGTAAGTCCAGGAAGGCGGTGGGgtaggggggtggtggggaggatgCAATTGTGTGGGGAAGGGAGAGCAATGACTGGCAGAAGCCTACAGTTTTAATGTTGAGCTGGGAGGAGGACTCCTTTCTTCACACTCGGGTAAGTAAGATTAACTTTAAATGTATCATTTGGTTGGCAGCTATCAGCAGCTTTAAGGACCTACTGGTTTGGCTGCTATGCACCTGAGGAAACTGATCGCAGTCCACATGGTGCAAGCTGTGGTCAGTCATGAACCGAAAAGGGGCCTGAAACAAGCTTTAGATCCCTGATTTGCTTAGGCCGTGAGTCTAATGCTTGCTTCAGTGGGTGCCCTAGATGACTACCAATATGGCCACCTTGGATACGccatattttttattttatttatttgttcaagggctgtgggcgtcactggcaaggccggcaattaTTGTCCATCctcaattgccctcaagaaggtggtggtgagccgctttcttgaaccactgcagtccgtgtggtaaaggtactcccagatcagccatgatcttattgaatggcggagcaggctcgaggggctagatggcctactcctgttcctaattcttatgttcttaacagtgctgactttgtcgcagcggtttgatacaattgagtggcttgctgggccatttcagcgggaagttaagagtcaaccacattgctgtgggtctggagtcacatttaggccagaccaggtaaggatggcagatttccttaagggcattagtgaactagatgggtaatttctgacaatccgacagtttcatggtcatcattttaATTCgagatttatttagttaactgaatttaaattcccccacctgccgtggtgggattcgaactgctgcctccagattattagtccaggcatctagatttctagtccagtaacataaccactatcctAACATACCCTTGAAACTGGCAGTGACCAATCTTTGCCCAAAAAACAGACAATTTAATTTCCAGACCAAAACCTTTTATTAGATGGTTAAATGTCATTCAGCTGCTTAGAAATTGTAACCATCATTTAATTTTAAGGGGTAATTTTGCAGCATTGAACCTCTCTAGACACAAGTACAGGTGGGAGAAAGCTCTAGAACACGCTAGTGCCAACCATGTTACCCACATTCTCATCGAGTGAGGCTCCTCACTGTGAATGGAGCCATACGCAACCATCGTTTCAATTTATAAATCTTCACAGCTGCCCTGTGTGACGTGGGCCGTTGTGTTTCATCTCAAGTGGGTTGATTTTGACCTTTGAGGCAACTGGTCAGGGCAGCGGAGGGTGACCAAGGGCGGGAGAAGCAGTGGCCAGCATAGTTTTAATGTGGAGCCGGATGGGCCGGTCCTACTCCACATTCACGCAAGTATATTTTATTAACTTACCTTGCTGGTTGCGGCCTGCAGCAGTCCCTTTACACATCGCTGGTTAGGCCTCATATCAACCTGATTTTCCCGAGTGCATCTGGCGCTGTCTGCCATAGGGCAAACCAGTTTTGCAGTGGTGTCCTCAAACAGGCACTAGGCCCCTTATTTGGATATAGGCGTGGGCACTCCACACCGATTATTTTGTTTTTGCCTGTAAGAAAACGGTACACATCCGGCTCGTAAAGAGCGTGCATTTCCTGCCCGCCATTTTGGAGACATAGGAGACCCTTTAGTGCCCGAGAAATGGCCCCTGGATGGCCTAATTTCTACACCAAAGATTTTCAAAAattagatttaaaaaaattaattcttgagATATGGACGTTGTTAGCACGGCCAGCATTTACTTCCCATCCCTAGTCGCTAATGGATATAAAAAATTTAAATAGTTCTCAATGCATTTATTTTGCTTCAAATAAGAAATGGGAAATAGTATATCAAAAGGAATAACCCTCTGTGTATTCAAatatttcatacttggcattgttgACGGAGTGAAGTGTCCATAGGGTGCGGGGAAGTGTCCAACATACCTGTAAGAAGCAAATTGATTGACTTTTATTTTTAGTAAATTGTATATTTGGGCCAATCAAAAAGCACTCTGTTCTCGCTAACTCTTTAAACAAAAATACTACCCTTTCTAAACATTCCATTCACAAAAAATAATCAGTGAACAACCAGCCACCATTGTAAAAGCAACAAATCAAACCCCTGAATCGTTTTGAATGGTCATGTTTGTTGCCCGTCCATATCACTGTATATAAGTGTCAGCCAAGGCTCAGTGTAGCACTctcggcctctgagtcagaaagttgtggcttcaagtctcactccagagacttgagcacaaaatccaggctgacactccagtgcagtattgagtgagcgttgcactgtcggaggttccatctttcagatgagacgttgaactgagGCTCGATCTGCCTTCTCagctgaacataaaagatcccatgacattcttTCAAAGAAGACCAGGGAAGTTCTCCTCAgtatcctgatcaatatttatcccccattaaatcagatgatctggtcattatccctttgcggtttgtgggaccttgctgtgcgcaaattggctgctgcgtttcctacattacaacagtaactgcactttaaaagtatttcattggctgtaaagcactttgggacatcctgaggttgagaaAAGCGCCAAtgaaaatgtaagttctttcttttttcctaCTTTATCCCAAAATTTAAAATGTACAATAAATGCATGAAAACAATCACCTAGTCTGAAAGGTCTTATTCACCCTTTAATGGGCCCATCCATTCCAGTGACATTCTATCCATCACGCACTTCCTGTAAATGGTTAGCATTTTTGTTGGCAAATTATGCAATATTTTCCATTCTTACATAAATAAAACAGTTTTTATTTATTGAACAGAAACCCAAGGACGAATCTATTCCTGCACCAGTATCAATGGAAGCAGAGACGCTGGCATATTTTGATTCAATCATTGCAGATTTTGAACAGGAAAACAAACCCAAAGTTCACTCAGCAGAAGACACGCACCTTGACGTGGATTTTATTAGTAAGATCATCTTCGTCGTAAACAAAAACAACTACTATGTTTTGTAGCTCTGTTAATGTGAAGGTTGCATGAAGTCTCAGAGTCATACAATAAGCTGAAATATTTAGATCTAAAAATTGACATCAAAATGTGTAGTGTTAGTCCCTTATATGATACTACAGTGCTAACAAAAACATGGAAGAGTTTGATCCAAAAATATTATTATATATTAAACTGGTTATAACATAtttaattgtacagggctttggtgagaccacacctggagtactgtgtacaggtttggtctccttacctaaggaaggatatacttgccttagaggtggtgcaacaaaggttcactatattgattcctgggatgagagggttgtcctatgaggaaaggattgtgtagattgggcttgtacgctctggagcttagaagaatgagagctgatttcAATGAAATATccatgattctgagggggattgacagggtagatgctgagaggttgtttccccctggctggagtgtctagaaccagggggcacagtctcaggataaggggtcaatcatttaagactgagatgaggaggaattttttcacgcagcggcttgtgaatctttggaattctctaccccagagagctgtggatgctgagtcgttgaatatattcaaggctgagatagatagatttctggacttgaggggaatcaaggaataaggggatcgggcgggaaagtggagttcagatcgatgatcagccatgatcttattgattggcagagcaggctcgaggggccatatggcctacccctattcccaattcttatgttcttgtgtttaagCAAAATTGAGTGGTCTACAAACACTGTCTAGACCCTGAGATTTTTTTTCTATATCGTCACCTGATCTGACT
Proteins encoded:
- the LOC139275574 gene encoding uncharacterized protein C13orf42; the encoded protein is MLKKLNSMFRPHADRKLAGSGADTEWQGQDSGIRLVRSTSLYLIGESHPNLGTSLKRSKSAVSVGSSIYNITAEDRVWMFSRTQDCLQYLQDLIVLRQQYRPVSNLNRPKDHRPDPASASTKPLKPGKKASPPKHISKKPKDESIPAPVSMEAETLAYFDSIIADFEQENKPKVHSAEDTHLDVDFIIASSTSEHSLHSNWILKSPRRYSIDVAHLSKMDHLPRRHSDGMRMSFQRFERRPMYLPKLVESPIHTLRFKPKVRNEDDDF